TAGACGTATTAAGCCCAAGCGTCAGAAAAGTTACTAAAAGCAGAGGCAATAAGGTAATTAAAGAGTATTGCCCTTGGCCTTCGGGCTGTAGATAGCGTGCCAAAATGACTATTAGCAATACTCCCAAAATAATATTAGACATCTGCCTTACAATGGTACTAACAGTATCAGAAATAAACTTTTTATTTTTATCCATCTTGTTCACCACTGCTTAGCAAGTCCTCTCGGAAATCTGTATAGTTTTTGGCTGCGTTATATCTTTTCTCCCAAGTTTCTCTTGCATTCGTTCTTAATGCTTCTTTTTCCTCGTTAGAGAGATGATAAAATTCTCCGAAATAAGAAGATAATTGCTCCGGACTTATATCAACTGGCAAAAGTTTCCCGGAAGTATCGCTAACGATTTCCGGGACTCCTCCTACCTCTGTGGCATATGCAGGTATTCCATATCTGAATGCCTCCATTATTGTAACAGGGATTCCTTCGGATGAGCTTACGTTTACAAAAAGGTCAACAGGATGTTTTTTATAAAATTGCACTACTTCTGAATTGGTTAAATTACCCTCTAGTCTTGCATCGATGTTAGGCGGCAGAGCCTTTACTAATTCTTGGATTTTCTTTTCTTCCGGACCCGACCCAATGTGATGCCACACAACTGGTATATCCAGCTTCTTAAGAGCTGTAACGATAATCTCTACCCTTTTAACTGGTACAAGGTAGGAGCAGCTAACAATTACCAGCTCTTTTCCTATCGAAGCATCATTTCGATAATCATCACCATCAATCCCCAGTCTGCTTACCTTAATATGGTCAGGTGATATCCCTGTATACTTATTGAGCAAATAATTCTTTCCCTGCTGTGAAATTGTAAACAAACGAGTCAATTCTTGAATAACTTTAAATTGAAATGGTATGTATGGAGGTTTATGCCTTTCAGCATAAAGATCTCCACCATGGGCTCTGGAGTAAACGACTATATCATTTAATTTTTCTTTCAATAAAACAGCACCTAATGCCGATGGATTCTGCCAATAACAATAAATTATATACTTGCCCCGATCTTCTTCATTGTTAAAGTAGGTAACCAAACTATCTCGGGCAATCTTAGCCCACCCAAGCCAATTCATCATAGCAGCCACTCCGCGGACTCCATGACCTTGTGAAATCTTAAGTTCTTTCAGCAGCCACTCACTCATTTGACGGTCAATCAATGAGTTAAGAATCGATTTGATCTTCGCTGACCTTCCATTTTTCATATCATAAATACGTACATTATTAGGAACTTCTCTTTTTTCCTTTCTTGCATTTGCATACATAGGAAAAATTATAATTTCCTCAAACGACTCGCTTAAATATTTTATTTCCGTTTCTAAAAATGCTTCAGCATGCCCAAAAGGAAATGAGTGAGTGAAAAGGATTAGATTCTTTTTCTTCAAAATAAATCACCTTCCAACAAAAAAACCGAAAGTGAAAATTCACTTACGGTCGCAGTCTATTTTTTAGATTACGGTCGCAGCATTTAGAGGCGCCCTCTGACCTTTCGGAAAAACTTTATAAAAGGCTTATATTTATCATTGACCAGACCAATAATCTCAGCAATAATCTGTGCCATTATCAATAAGGCAAATAGAATAATTAAAGACCCCCACAAAGTAGATGTGGAAAATAATATGGCACTTATACTAAATAGTATTCCCAGCAGGTAAATAACCAATACAGTATTTCTATGAGATAGACCTAAAGCTAATATTCTATGGTGCAAATGCGATTTATCAGGAGCAGATATTGGCTTTTTATTGATAACTCTTCGGATTATCGCAAATGCAGTGTCAAACACTGGCACTCCAAGTATGATAACCGGAACAATAGTACTGAATAAAGTTACACTCTTGTATAACCCCAGTAGCGAAAGAACTGCTATTGCATACCCTAGGAAGAGAGCTCCGGTATCCCCCATAAAAATTTTAGCTGGATGAAAATTATAAAAAAGGAATCCAACAGTGCTGGCCAGCACAATTACGGCAAGTGTTAATATTAGAAACTTACCGTGAATCCCTGCCATAATACCTATGGTCGCTATCCCAATTGCTGAAATGCCTGCAGCAAGTCCATCCAGACCATCAATTAAATTCACAGCGTTAGTAATTGCCACGATCCATAATACCGTGATTGGAATCGCAAGAATTCCAAGATTAAATTTTTCCAAAAAAGGTATAGAAATATAATCAATTGTCAATCCTGTACTTACAACTACCGCTGCAGCCATTATTTGGCCGATCAGTTTATATTTGGCCGATAACTCATATTTATCATCCAGAATACCAATAATAACAATGATAAACGCACCAATTATGATACCAGTCATTTTCTGTGTATATAGACCAGCGGCAAAATAGCCGGCAATCACGCCGATAAAGATAGCCAAGCCACCTAAACGGGGCATAATTTTAGCATGTACCTTTCTTTGATTGGGCTTATCTGTTGCATTTATTTTTATGGCAAGTTTTATAATAAATGGTGTTACAGCCAAAACCGTGACTAAAGAGACAAAAAAAGCAAATATTAATTGTATAGTCATTTCGACTTCCCCTTTTTGAAGTTGAAAAATATAATTTTCAATCCTTCATTAGTTTACCACATGACAAGCATTATTCAATTTATAACAAATTAATTTTTCATTACATTTGTTTCAAATGGCACAGATGTACCAAATTTGTTCTTACTGTACTTAATTTTAATACTAAACTTTTCTGTGTCAATTATTATTTTCCTATTTAAAACCTGCTTCAAACCATGCAATTAAAGGAAAATCCCTCTTGGCTTCACCAACAGGGATTTAATTAATTATTTTTTATTATAATAATTCATAATTCCTTTATATATTGCATCCGCAGCTCTTTGCCTAAAGGTATTGTCAGCAAGCTTCTTAGCATCCTCGGGGTTGGATATAAATGCAATTTCAACCAGGACACTTGGTATTTTAGTGTATTTAATGACATAAAAGCTTCCTTGCTTTACTCCCCTGTCATTTGTTCCCATAGCCTTTACGAGTTCCTTTTGGATTTCTTCTGCAAGAAGCTTACTGTCTGCCGAGGCATATGCAGTATTATAGTAAGTCTCTGTTCCATTTGCAGAAGAACCAGAATAAGCATTTACATGTATACTTACAAATAAATCGGCACCCTTACTATGCGCCATCTGTACGCGCTCATCCAAAGTCGGGTATGTATCAGTATTCCTGGTCATCATTACTTTAGCTAATGAATCGTAAAGGCGAGCATTAACCCTTTTGGAAACATCCAGAACGATATCCTTTTCAAACATTCCATTACCAGAAGCTCCTGGGTCACTCCCGCCGTGGCCAGGATCTATCATAATGGTCTGCCCCACTGTCGGACCTCCTAGGATATTACTTATGCTGGCAGACACAGAAGCAGATCCCCCTAATATAGTAAAGCCCTGATATCCATTATTTATAATAGAATCCTTAGTAGCAGCAGGTATACTGGATGAGGTTAATAAAATTGGGTTATTCCTCTTAGCCGCCAAAACGGAACCTGTTAAAGCATCAGCAAAATTCATACCTGTTGCAACAAAAGCTTGGGATTGCGACTTGTAATAGCGATTGGCAATATTAGACGCAACAGCAAAACGATCTTTTCCATCTATCCTTATTGCATTTGGCAGACTATTAAAGACATTTTGCGATACACTCCCAGTTCCTCCGACTACAATTGTTTGATTTACGTTCCATTGGGTAATAATATTTTTAGTAGACGCCGTCATACTATTTGTATTCGTTAACAAAATGGGATACCCATTTCTGGCTGCATATGGAGCAATTGCAAGCGCATCCGGGAAATTCAACCCATATGCTACGACCACTCTATCCTTTTTCCCAATAAACTTAGCAATATTATTAGCAACCTCATATCGGTCCTGTCCCGAAATTCTATTAACGGAAATGCCCATAGCTCTTAATTCAGTAATTACTTGGTCAGACACACTTGCTTTTCCGCCTACAATTGTAACACTTTTTGCATTTAGTCTAATAATTTCCTGTTTTGTAACACTCGTAAGCTTCCCCGCATGAGTTAAAAGAATTGGTCCATTTAGTTTATAAGCTAACGGGGCAGCAGCCAATGCATCTGCATAGGCAGTATAATTAGCTAAAACCACATTAGCAGAAGTCGACCAGCCCTTTTTTGAAACATTTACAGCAACCTCAAAACGATCCTGTCCGCCCAGTCTAGTTGTGTAACCTTCTGCTGACGTCTGAACTGCAAGAAGCATGCTAAATGTAAATGTCAGCAAAAAAGTTACAAGTAATTTTTTCATTACTTTGCCTCCCTAATTAATCTCTCTCTTATTTTATCGGAAATATTCGACAGGATTCTATAAAAATTCCAAAAAAAAAATAAATTAGTAGTATCGTCTTACATCATTTAAGACTATGCTAATAATGAATTCTTACATAAGAATCTTTTAAAAGCCTATCAAACTGTGTTTTTACAGAATGGTACCCTGTTGCGTAAAAACCCTTTTGGGGGTTGTAACTTCCGTATATATTCACTGCAGCATTAAGTTTTGTTTGGAGTTTTGCATCCTCCAACTCAAGCTTCCGAATTGGAAGTGATATTGTCTTTCCTGAGAATCTGTCTGTGTATACCGAGATAAAATAGGTGGTTTTTAAAGGATGAATCTCACCGGATTCCTCCAGTTCTTTTAAGGCTTGGCCTATAAGAGCATGTGGCGGATGCCCATCATGCCATGACATGGACCTAAATTCGGCATCAGGGAACTTAGATAGGTAATTCCGTATTTCGTTTTTAATATTTTCTTTATTGAAGGTTCCATCCTCAAGTGTATTATCAAGAGCGTGGTCTTCTTTTACACCTAAAGTATTCGCTGCACTAAAATAATCATTTAAGCGGATATCCCCAAACTCTTTCAAAGTTATGTAGCCATGCAAAAAACCTTCTTTTCCCGGATCATGATAAACACCATGCCACCAGCACCAAATCGGGGCATTATTCATATGCTTTGCTCTCGATTCTTCATCGTAATGACCATTTACAATCTCTCTAGCAACAGAATCGGAACCTTTTGAAAAAATACCTAAATATACATTTCGGTTTTTATTTAATTGATTCAATATATCAATGCCAAAGGTTAGCACCTCGTCATCAGCATGTGGCACGAGATAAATAATAGGATCAGACGACTTTTTATGAAAATGGATATCCGAAATGGCATTGTCACTTACCGAAGCTCGGCCTCCAAGTACAACCACGTTATTAACAATATTGTTTTCAAAAACATCAAGAGACTCGGAAGGTACAAAATCACTTCTCGTCAATACGATGGACGCCTTCTCTTTAGCTGCAGCAACCGAACCAGTTAAAGCATCGGCAAATGACATTCCAGTGGCTAAATAAATCGAGTCTGCAGGCATTTTTTCTTTATAAACATTTGCGGCAACCTCAAATCTATTTTTGCCGCCTATTCTCTCCGGCCTTGGAAGCGCTCTTTCTACTAATTTACTTACACTGGCTTCTCCGCCAATAATTAAAGACATGCTTACCTTTTGCATTTTTATTAAATCTGCTGCTTGTACAGGCAGTGAATTTGGCCTGGTTAAAAGAATCGGCACTTGATTTATGGCTGCATAGGAAGAGATAGATAGTGCATCTGGATAATTTAATCCATCTGCAATAATGACACTTTCCCAGTTATTTATTATTTTGGCTACATTGGCTGATACCTCAAATCGATCCTTACCAGAAATTCTCTCAACATCTTTAATACCTAATAAACGAATTTGATTTAGGACAGAATCCGATACACTGGCTTCTCCCCCAACAACCACAACTTTGTTTGGAACTAATCTCTTAATTTCTATTTTGGTAGCCTCTGTAAGTTTAGTTGCATGTGTTAGTAAAATAGGAGCATCATATTTATAAGCAAGCGGACCCGCTGATAAGGCATCCGCAAAAGCGTTATAGTTAACCAACAAAACAGTATTTGCGCCATACCACTTTTTTGATACATTTACTGCTACCTCAAAACGGTCTTCCCCCCCAAGCCTTTCCGGAAGGTCATCAGCCATTACCCCATTTATGTGAAGGAATAAGCTACAAAGAATATAAACTAAAAAACTATAAAAAAACTTTTTTTTCAATTTTGTTCCATCTCCCTGTTATAGCTGACTCATAAACCCTACTAATTACCCTATTCCCTTTGGTCGAATAAACCTAAATACCCCCTTAATTTCCCTTCAATCTCATAAATTAGTTAATTTTACATATTTGTATATTAGCACATTTTTACTATTTTATATTACAAATGCACTAGTTTCCATAATTTACATTTGTGTTAGGTATAAAAATGGCCGCAACCTTTCTTGAAGGTTACGGCCTTTTTTATACCTTACTATACCTTACTGCACATTACTCGTTCTACTACATTAAATACCGGTTACAAATTAGCAATATATAGTCAGTTCCAGCAAAAAGCAAATAAGATTTCTTCAAGTAGTCTACACCCTATAATTGACAAAATTTTTGTCTTTCACCAAAAGAAAGACCCTTCAGAAGGGTCTTAAAAACAACTTTATTAGCGTTCTACCAAATTGGTGATAGGATAATAGAAGCCTAGTATTTCTTCATAATTCTTTCCTAATGCAGCCATACCTTTAGCACCATATTGGCTCATTCCAACACCATGGCCAAAACCTTTTCCGTCAATAGCAAAAGAACTATTAGGAAGCATAGATACTGCTTCAGGTGTTATAGAACCCTCTCCACCCAGAATAGTAAAATTATTTAGCATTTTCTTCTCGATGACACCCTCAGTTGGCTCAGTTAAGATATGTGTATTAGAAAGAAGGATATTCCCTTTCTCTTTCGCGGCAAGAACTGAACCCGTCAAAGCATCCGCAAAAGTTAACCCAGTTGCTATATAGGCTTTACTCGGAGATAGATTCAATTTATAAATGATATTCGCTGCCACTTCATAACGGTTTTGCCCGCCGATTCTTATAGGATTTGGCAGCTTGGAAAATACTGCTTCACTTACACTCGCAGGTCCTCCAACAACAATTGTCTGCTGGATGTTAAGCCCTTTCAGCGCTTCATAAGAAATAGGTGTTAGCTTTTCTGAATGTGTAAGGATAATAGGATATCCTTTTGAAGCTGCATATGGTGAAATGGCAAGAGCATCCGGGAAATTTAGGCCGTGGGCAATGATTGCTGTCTGAGCTCCTCCAAACCTCTTTGAGATATTATAGGAGACTTCAAAGCGGTCACGGCCCCCTATCCTTTCTATTCCTGTAACCCCTGGAATTGCCTTAAGTTCGTTAAATACTCCGTCACTTACACTTCCGATTCCGCCAATTACAAGAATATTCTTTGCTCCCAATCTTTCTATCTCTTTTTTGGTAATATCAGTAAGTTTATCTGATTTTGTAAGTAATATTGGTGCGTCATTTTTATACGCAAGCGGCCCTGCTGCTAAAGCATCTGCATACGCGTTATAAAACGCCACGACTACCGTATCCGATGAGTCCCAGCCTTCTTTTGAAACATTTACCGCTACTTCAAAACGGTCTTTACCTGCCAATCGTTCGTTTGTTCGATCCTGGAAGCTAGTAATCAAAGTACTTTTGAAGATTCCGGTACCAATAATACCCCTAATCTTGCTGGCAGATGTATCTAATGTTTTAGTGAAAACTTTAACTCTTCCACTGTCCATTACAATTTGTTTTGTTGATTTATT
This DNA window, taken from Cytobacillus sp. FSL H8-0458, encodes the following:
- a CDS encoding glycosyltransferase encodes the protein MKKKNLILFTHSFPFGHAEAFLETEIKYLSESFEEIIIFPMYANARKEKREVPNNVRIYDMKNGRSAKIKSILNSLIDRQMSEWLLKELKISQGHGVRGVAAMMNWLGWAKIARDSLVTYFNNEEDRGKYIIYCYWQNPSALGAVLLKEKLNDIVVYSRAHGGDLYAERHKPPYIPFQFKVIQELTRLFTISQQGKNYLLNKYTGISPDHIKVSRLGIDGDDYRNDASIGKELVIVSCSYLVPVKRVEIIVTALKKLDIPVVWHHIGSGPEEKKIQELVKALPPNIDARLEGNLTNSEVVQFYKKHPVDLFVNVSSSEGIPVTIMEAFRYGIPAYATEVGGVPEIVSDTSGKLLPVDISPEQLSSYFGEFYHLSNEEKEALRTNARETWEKRYNAAKNYTDFREDLLSSGEQDG
- a CDS encoding glycosyltransferase family 4 protein; the protein is MTIQLIFAFFVSLVTVLAVTPFIIKLAIKINATDKPNQRKVHAKIMPRLGGLAIFIGVIAGYFAAGLYTQKMTGIIIGAFIIVIIGILDDKYELSAKYKLIGQIMAAAVVVSTGLTIDYISIPFLEKFNLGILAIPITVLWIVAITNAVNLIDGLDGLAAGISAIGIATIGIMAGIHGKFLILTLAVIVLASTVGFLFYNFHPAKIFMGDTGALFLGYAIAVLSLLGLYKSVTLFSTIVPVIILGVPVFDTAFAIIRRVINKKPISAPDKSHLHHRILALGLSHRNTVLVIYLLGILFSISAILFSTSTLWGSLIILFALLIMAQIIAEIIGLVNDKYKPFIKFFRKVRGRL
- a CDS encoding cell wall-binding repeat-containing protein gives rise to the protein MKKLLVTFLLTFTFSMLLAVQTSAEGYTTRLGGQDRFEVAVNVSKKGWSTSANVVLANYTAYADALAAAPLAYKLNGPILLTHAGKLTSVTKQEIIRLNAKSVTIVGGKASVSDQVITELRAMGISVNRISGQDRYEVANNIAKFIGKKDRVVVAYGLNFPDALAIAPYAARNGYPILLTNTNSMTASTKNIITQWNVNQTIVVGGTGSVSQNVFNSLPNAIRIDGKDRFAVASNIANRYYKSQSQAFVATGMNFADALTGSVLAAKRNNPILLTSSSIPAATKDSIINNGYQGFTILGGSASVSASISNILGGPTVGQTIMIDPGHGGSDPGASGNGMFEKDIVLDVSKRVNARLYDSLAKVMMTRNTDTYPTLDERVQMAHSKGADLFVSIHVNAYSGSSANGTETYYNTAYASADSKLLAEEIQKELVKAMGTNDRGVKQGSFYVIKYTKIPSVLVEIAFISNPEDAKKLADNTFRQRAADAIYKGIMNYYNKK
- a CDS encoding cell wall-binding repeat-containing protein; this translates as MKKKFFYSFLVYILCSLFLHINGVMADDLPERLGGEDRFEVAVNVSKKWYGANTVLLVNYNAFADALSAGPLAYKYDAPILLTHATKLTEATKIEIKRLVPNKVVVVGGEASVSDSVLNQIRLLGIKDVERISGKDRFEVSANVAKIINNWESVIIADGLNYPDALSISSYAAINQVPILLTRPNSLPVQAADLIKMQKVSMSLIIGGEASVSKLVERALPRPERIGGKNRFEVAANVYKEKMPADSIYLATGMSFADALTGSVAAAKEKASIVLTRSDFVPSESLDVFENNIVNNVVVLGGRASVSDNAISDIHFHKKSSDPIIYLVPHADDEVLTFGIDILNQLNKNRNVYLGIFSKGSDSVAREIVNGHYDEESRAKHMNNAPIWCWWHGVYHDPGKEGFLHGYITLKEFGDIRLNDYFSAANTLGVKEDHALDNTLEDGTFNKENIKNEIRNYLSKFPDAEFRSMSWHDGHPPHALIGQALKELEESGEIHPLKTTYFISVYTDRFSGKTISLPIRKLELEDAKLQTKLNAAVNIYGSYNPQKGFYATGYHSVKTQFDRLLKDSYVRIHY
- a CDS encoding SpoIID/LytB domain-containing protein, with translation MLRILLALLLTFSLSLISSVTGVDAAVDTEEKISVKLINYIGKKDQLSFKSDGDYKIDGDDTINLISGRTYIVKVKDSKLFLYEGTKLLKEFEDNSFLLKAADYSPDSITTLYGTYEKRYIGNIQFTIEDGKYVRPINKDILFNDYLKGVLPSEMPASWGSGNGIEALKAQAVAARTYALNLVSVLKSQGKPVIVSDTQGHQVYGGVVDSSTYNKYVNTAVTGTENKVLTYNNRLIDAVFSSSNGGMIESNANAWPTSTLVPYLNVKKDKYDPQHSWGVEFDKHQIDLRGKDLSKPETWWSSAIETNPSVSNSIKSWLSGYTEYKDYEIKIVSIPNLSFSGKTSGERAIDGSITVEFLLKNKSTKQIVMDSGRVKVFTKTLDTSASKIRGIIGTGIFKSTLITSFQDRTNERLAGKDRFEVAVNVSKEGWDSSDTVVVAFYNAYADALAAGPLAYKNDAPILLTKSDKLTDITKKEIERLGAKNILVIGGIGSVSDGVFNELKAIPGVTGIERIGGRDRFEVSYNISKRFGGAQTAIIAHGLNFPDALAISPYAASKGYPIILTHSEKLTPISYEALKGLNIQQTIVVGGPASVSEAVFSKLPNPIRIGGQNRYEVAANIIYKLNLSPSKAYIATGLTFADALTGSVLAAKEKGNILLSNTHILTEPTEGVIEKKMLNNFTILGGEGSITPEAVSMLPNSSFAIDGKGFGHGVGMSQYGAKGMAALGKNYEEILGFYYPITNLVER